A region from the Pontixanthobacter aestiaquae genome encodes:
- a CDS encoding EVE domain-containing protein — MPRYWLMKSEPDAYSWDDLVEEGEGTWDGVRNHQAKNNLAAMEVGDQVFFYHSNVGLEIVGIAEVSVAGITDPTDPTGKWAAVKIVPKQKLPSTVTLKQAKADPELAEMELVKLMRLSVSEVRPAEWKHILKLAGI, encoded by the coding sequence ATGCCGCGATACTGGCTGATGAAATCCGAACCCGACGCCTATAGCTGGGACGATTTAGTAGAAGAGGGGGAAGGTACATGGGACGGGGTCCGTAACCACCAGGCCAAGAATAATCTGGCGGCGATGGAGGTCGGCGATCAGGTGTTCTTCTATCACTCCAATGTCGGCCTTGAAATCGTGGGCATCGCCGAAGTGAGCGTGGCAGGAATTACTGATCCGACCGATCCAACCGGCAAATGGGCCGCCGTCAAGATCGTCCCCAAGCAGAAATTACCGAGCACCGTGACATTGAAACAAGCGAAAGCCGATCCGGAACTCGCCGAGATGGAATTGGTCAAATTGATGCGCCTATCGGTGAGCGAAGTCCGCCCGGCGGAATGGAAGCATATTCTCAAACTCGCCGGAATCTAA
- a CDS encoding MFS transporter, with translation MTTTTHLLRKRRFLPLFVTQLFNAFNDNLYKNAMVLFVVYQVYNSPSSEGTFSAVASGLFILPFFLLSALAGQLADMRDKAKIIRTVKACEIVLMLIGATGLYLAWKGIAVEAIAIPLLLLALFLTGVQSTFLGPIKYAILPQHLKKNEVLAGTGLVEAGTYIAILAGTILAGWIAVEYAAIGIIVTAIIGYFVSRQVPDAPPQEGHPEKLDWNIFRASVHLVRETMHNREVYYAILAISFFWTIGAVLFIQFVPLAKNVIMAEPAVASLFLVVFSVGVAIGSVAINALLKGKVSARYSPISVIFMGVFVVAFYFVSVLWGADKPTEMLGVTEFLAWPMASFLLLSLLGIAVSGGMFVVPLYAFLTTRAAPEHAARTIAANNIVNSGAMVVGSLAAMGLNMAGISITEQLLMSAFMCLFSAWLGRRLYKAELDAAAAAEAEAN, from the coding sequence ATGACCACAACAACGCATCTGCTGCGTAAACGGCGCTTTCTGCCGCTCTTTGTGACTCAGCTTTTCAACGCCTTCAACGACAATCTCTATAAGAACGCGATGGTCCTGTTTGTGGTCTATCAGGTGTATAATTCGCCCAGTTCGGAAGGGACCTTCAGCGCGGTCGCATCGGGTCTGTTCATTCTGCCGTTCTTTCTCCTGTCGGCACTTGCCGGACAATTGGCCGATATGCGCGACAAGGCGAAGATAATACGTACGGTCAAAGCGTGCGAGATAGTGCTGATGCTGATTGGCGCGACCGGCCTGTATCTTGCGTGGAAGGGTATTGCAGTCGAGGCAATCGCGATACCACTGCTATTGCTTGCCTTGTTTCTGACCGGCGTTCAATCGACGTTTTTGGGGCCAATCAAATACGCTATTCTACCTCAGCACCTTAAGAAGAACGAAGTGCTCGCCGGCACAGGGCTCGTCGAAGCTGGAACCTACATCGCCATTCTCGCCGGTACTATTCTCGCCGGGTGGATCGCTGTCGAATATGCGGCCATCGGAATTATCGTCACCGCGATCATCGGCTATTTTGTCAGTCGCCAAGTGCCAGACGCACCTCCGCAAGAAGGACACCCGGAAAAGCTCGATTGGAACATTTTCCGCGCCTCGGTCCATCTGGTCCGCGAAACGATGCATAATCGCGAGGTGTACTACGCAATTCTCGCAATCAGCTTCTTCTGGACCATTGGTGCGGTGTTGTTCATCCAGTTCGTCCCGCTCGCCAAGAATGTCATCATGGCAGAGCCTGCTGTGGCAAGCCTGTTTCTGGTCGTATTCTCGGTTGGCGTTGCCATTGGATCAGTGGCGATCAATGCCTTGCTGAAAGGCAAAGTGTCGGCCCGCTACTCACCCATCTCGGTCATCTTTATGGGCGTGTTTGTCGTCGCATTCTATTTTGTATCGGTGCTGTGGGGCGCGGATAAACCCACCGAGATGCTCGGCGTCACCGAATTTCTCGCTTGGCCAATGGCAAGTTTCTTGTTGCTGAGCTTGCTCGGAATAGCAGTGTCCGGCGGAATGTTTGTGGTGCCGCTCTACGCATTCCTCACGACCCGCGCAGCGCCAGAACACGCCGCACGTACGATCGCGGCAAACAACATTGTCAATTCGGGCGCGATGGTGGTTGGTTCGCTCGCCGCGATGGGCCTCAACATGGCGGGCATTTCGATCACTGAGCAGCTGCTGATGAGCGCCTTTATGTGCCTGTTCTCGGCATGGCTGGGGCGGCGCCTTTACAAAGCCGAGCTTGACGCGGCAGCCGCGGCGGAAGCCGAAGCTAACTGA
- the pgsA gene encoding CDP-diacylglycerol--glycerol-3-phosphate 3-phosphatidyltransferase has product MLTLPNILTLSRIVAVPLLAGLLWWPDWRLGYALATVLYALMAITDYFDGYLARSSGAVSKLGIFLDPIADKIMVAAVILVLTAQGYLRGPYVGDLHVIAGLIILMREIAVSGLREFLAGLQVSVPVTKLAKWKTTLQLIALGALIFGGAVHGPPPVLLENAARPLSEQWIHLVGLGSLWGAAILTVITGWDYLRVGLKHMD; this is encoded by the coding sequence ATGTTGACCTTGCCAAACATTCTGACCCTGTCGCGTATTGTTGCGGTCCCGCTGCTTGCGGGCTTGCTTTGGTGGCCTGATTGGCGGCTTGGATATGCGCTGGCCACCGTGCTCTACGCGCTGATGGCGATTACGGACTATTTCGACGGCTATCTGGCGCGGTCGAGTGGTGCGGTGTCAAAATTGGGGATCTTTCTCGATCCGATTGCGGACAAGATCATGGTCGCTGCAGTCATTCTGGTGCTTACTGCACAGGGGTATCTTCGCGGACCTTATGTGGGTGATTTGCATGTCATCGCAGGATTGATCATCTTGATGCGGGAAATCGCGGTTTCCGGCCTGCGCGAATTTCTGGCGGGCCTCCAGGTATCGGTTCCAGTCACCAAGCTGGCAAAATGGAAAACCACATTGCAACTGATTGCGCTGGGTGCACTGATCTTTGGTGGCGCCGTTCACGGACCGCCACCGGTATTGCTCGAAAATGCGGCACGGCCTTTGTCAGAGCAATGGATACATCTGGTGGGGTTGGGCAGCCTGTGGGGTGCCGCGATCCTGACGGTTATTACCGGCTGGGATTATTTGCGGGTCGGCCTCAAACATATGGATTGA
- a CDS encoding PilZ domain-containing protein, producing MRSYNRFRVDQEIDCRIDGKGVVASLYNLSSGGCMIETDEKLAQEGSEVEINLTNKIAMPGRIVWRVSKNAGIKFDLPLHQKVVEHFGYSEDEEFDRNDPRDRFGIPLVEIRAQAAGMIE from the coding sequence ATGCGTTCATATAATCGCTTCAGAGTTGATCAGGAAATTGACTGCCGCATTGATGGCAAAGGCGTTGTCGCCTCGCTATACAACCTCTCAAGCGGCGGTTGCATGATCGAAACCGATGAAAAGCTTGCTCAGGAAGGCTCTGAGGTCGAGATTAATCTCACAAACAAGATTGCAATGCCCGGACGCATCGTGTGGCGCGTTAGCAAGAATGCCGGAATCAAGTTTGATCTGCCGCTGCACCAGAAAGTGGTCGAGCATTTTGGCTATTCCGAAGACGAAGAGTTCGACCGCAACGACCCGCGCGACCGTTTCGGAATCCCGCTGGTTGAAATTCGCGCGCAAGCAGCCGGAATGATCGAGTAA
- a CDS encoding hydrogen peroxide-inducible genes activator, translating into MSTYLPTIKQLQYLVALHEHGHFGRAAEASFVSQSTLSAGIRELETLLGVTLVERSRRVVRFTPLGNSVVEKAHRLLREAEELSELVQASGKPLSGELRMSVIPTIAPFMLPRILPRLRKERPALKLFLREETSADAIESLHHGRADCVLLALPFPCGEIESEHIANDQLFVALPKDDPRDPPKEITASMIDGGQLLLLEDGHCLKEHALAACNRPELGTSATMIGTSLHTLVQMVDNHLGMTMLPEMAIDSGILIGTDVVVRPLKAANPTREIALVWRKNSPRADEFKLLAQELKAG; encoded by the coding sequence GTGAGCACTTACCTCCCCACCATCAAGCAGCTGCAATATCTGGTTGCGCTGCATGAGCACGGCCATTTCGGGCGCGCTGCGGAGGCGAGCTTTGTTTCGCAATCGACGCTGTCAGCCGGCATCCGCGAGTTGGAAACACTGCTGGGCGTAACGCTGGTCGAGCGTAGCCGGCGCGTCGTACGGTTCACGCCGCTCGGCAATTCTGTGGTCGAAAAGGCACACCGGCTGCTACGCGAGGCTGAAGAGCTCAGCGAACTTGTTCAGGCCTCCGGCAAACCATTGTCGGGCGAATTGCGGATGAGCGTTATCCCGACGATCGCGCCGTTCATGCTGCCGCGTATCTTGCCCCGTCTCCGTAAAGAACGCCCTGCCCTCAAACTATTCCTGCGCGAAGAAACCAGCGCGGATGCAATCGAGTCGCTCCACCATGGGCGCGCGGATTGTGTGCTGCTGGCGCTCCCCTTTCCTTGCGGTGAGATCGAGTCCGAACATATTGCGAATGACCAGCTCTTCGTTGCGCTGCCCAAGGACGATCCGCGCGATCCGCCCAAGGAGATCACCGCGTCAATGATCGACGGTGGGCAGTTGTTACTGCTTGAAGATGGCCACTGCCTGAAAGAGCATGCGCTTGCGGCGTGCAATCGTCCCGAATTGGGCACAAGTGCGACTATGATCGGCACCAGCCTGCACACGCTGGTGCAAATGGTCGACAATCACCTGGGAATGACCATGCTGCCCGAAATGGCGATCGATTCCGGCATTCTTATCGGCACGGATGTCGTCGTCCGCCCGCTGAAAGCCGCAAATCCAACCCGCGAAATTGCGTTGGTGTGGCGCAAAAACTCGCCCCGGGCAGATGAGTTCAAGCTGTTAGCGCAGGAACTTAAAGCGGGATGA
- the rnd gene encoding ribonuclease D yields the protein MKIHDLITTTEVLDDLVARLAQSEFVTVDTEFMRENTYYPELCLVQIANDEEAAAIDPLADGIDLTSLLDLMCDNEDVLKIFHAGGQDVEIIYNLTGKTPHPIFDTQIAMMAISQSEQIGYANLVESWLGTTVDKGARFTDWSRRPLTDRQIEYAIGDVTHLSEIFPLMLKKLIKTGRGGWLNAEMEKLADPENYRNDPDNAWRRIRSQGRNPQVLGRLKGLAAWREGEAQHKDIPRGRIMRDETLADIASHPPKKQADLAKVRGLSNAWRENDIGKRLMKVLADAEPLPKEEMPVKNKRGAPLGKEGALVADLLKLLLKIRAREIDVASRLLTKSDEMEALAAGIRDLPILKGWRYEVFGKDALALVEGKTGFAVVDGKLVMSSVDDMRADMLDAADDSTGDEAGVAAE from the coding sequence ATGAAAATACATGATTTGATTACCACGACCGAAGTTCTCGATGATTTGGTCGCCCGCCTCGCACAATCTGAATTTGTCACCGTCGATACGGAATTCATGCGCGAGAACACCTATTACCCGGAACTCTGCCTGGTGCAGATCGCCAATGATGAAGAAGCCGCCGCGATTGATCCGCTGGCCGACGGGATCGATCTGACCAGCCTGCTCGATCTGATGTGCGACAATGAGGACGTCCTCAAAATCTTCCACGCGGGCGGTCAGGATGTGGAGATTATCTATAACCTTACCGGAAAAACCCCGCATCCGATCTTCGACACACAGATCGCGATGATGGCGATCAGCCAGAGCGAGCAGATCGGTTATGCCAATCTGGTTGAAAGCTGGCTCGGCACGACTGTCGATAAAGGCGCGCGCTTTACCGATTGGAGCCGCCGCCCGCTGACCGACCGCCAGATCGAATATGCGATTGGCGACGTGACGCACCTGTCCGAAATCTTCCCGCTGATGCTGAAGAAGCTGATCAAAACGGGTCGCGGCGGATGGCTCAATGCCGAGATGGAAAAGCTCGCCGATCCGGAAAACTACCGCAATGATCCGGACAATGCATGGCGGCGGATCCGTTCGCAGGGCCGCAATCCGCAGGTGCTTGGCCGGTTGAAAGGTCTAGCCGCTTGGCGCGAAGGCGAAGCGCAGCACAAGGACATACCGCGCGGCCGGATCATGCGCGATGAGACTTTGGCAGACATCGCATCGCATCCTCCGAAGAAACAGGCTGATCTTGCGAAAGTCCGCGGTCTCTCGAATGCGTGGCGCGAAAACGACATCGGCAAGCGATTGATGAAAGTGTTGGCCGACGCAGAACCGCTTCCGAAAGAGGAAATGCCGGTCAAAAACAAGCGCGGCGCGCCGCTGGGCAAAGAAGGCGCCTTGGTCGCCGATCTGCTCAAACTGCTCCTCAAAATCCGCGCACGCGAAATCGACGTGGCCAGCCGCCTCTTGACCAAATCGGACGAAATGGAAGCCCTTGCCGCAGGTATTCGCGATTTGCCGATTCTGAAAGGCTGGCGCTACGAAGTGTTCGGCAAGGACGCGCTCGCTCTGGTCGAAGGCAAAACCGGCTTCGCCGTGGTCGACGGAAAACTGGTGATGAGCAGCGTCGATGATATGCGCGCGGATATGCTCGATGCGGCCGACGACAGTACCGGAGATGAAGCCGGGGTCGCCGCCGAGTAG
- the aspS gene encoding aspartate--tRNA ligase encodes MHAYRTHNCAALTKANVGETVRLSGWIHRKRDHGGVLFVDLRDHFGLTQIVADEDSPALPILDGLKLESVVTIDGEVKARAEGTTNNNLPTGDIEVFARSVTVQSKANELPLPVAGEQDYPEDIRLKYRFIDLRRETMHNNIMLRSQVIASIRRRMTDQGFNEIQTPILAASSPEGARDYLVPSRLHPGSFYALPQAPQMFKQLLMVAGFDRYFQIAPCFRDEDLRADRSPEFYQLDLEMSFVTQEDVFQALEPVLAGVFEEFAEGKSVTPSGEFPRIPYKEAMLKYGSDKPDLRNPLLISDVTSHFTTSGFGLFEKIVGGGGVVRVVPAPKTNEKSRKFFDDMNNWARGEGFAGLGYVTRKGGEFGGPIAKNHGPDLMAKLYDELGLGDDDGLFFAAGKEKEAAKLAGAARTRVAEELELIEEGCFKFCWIVDFPMFEYDEEQKKVDFSHNPFSMPQGEMEALETQDPLDILAWQYDIVCNGYELSSGAIRNHKPEIMYKAFEVAGYDNATVDKEFGGMIEAFKLGAPPHGGSAPGIDRIVMLLADEPNIREVIAFPLNQKAQDLMMGAPSSVSNAQLRDVHIRVVEPPKPAGE; translated from the coding sequence ATGCACGCCTATCGTACCCACAACTGCGCAGCCTTGACCAAGGCAAATGTCGGCGAAACCGTCCGTTTGTCGGGCTGGATTCACCGCAAACGCGACCATGGCGGCGTGTTGTTCGTCGATTTGCGCGATCATTTCGGGCTGACTCAGATTGTTGCCGATGAAGATTCGCCAGCATTGCCGATTCTCGATGGTTTGAAGCTGGAAAGCGTTGTCACCATTGATGGCGAAGTGAAAGCGCGCGCAGAAGGTACAACCAACAACAATCTGCCAACAGGCGATATCGAAGTGTTCGCACGCTCGGTCACAGTGCAGTCGAAAGCCAACGAATTGCCGCTGCCAGTGGCGGGTGAGCAGGATTATCCTGAAGATATCCGCCTGAAATACCGCTTCATCGATCTGCGCCGTGAGACGATGCATAACAACATCATGCTGCGCAGTCAGGTGATCGCCTCGATCCGCCGCCGCATGACCGATCAAGGCTTCAACGAAATCCAGACACCTATTCTGGCAGCATCCAGCCCCGAAGGCGCGCGTGACTATCTGGTGCCCAGCCGCCTGCATCCCGGCAGCTTCTATGCGCTTCCGCAAGCGCCACAGATGTTCAAGCAGCTGCTGATGGTTGCCGGTTTCGACCGCTATTTCCAGATCGCACCGTGCTTCCGCGACGAAGATCTGCGCGCCGACCGTAGCCCGGAATTCTACCAGCTCGACCTCGAGATGAGCTTCGTAACGCAGGAAGACGTGTTTCAGGCGCTTGAGCCTGTACTCGCAGGCGTGTTCGAAGAATTTGCAGAAGGTAAGAGTGTCACGCCATCCGGTGAATTCCCGCGCATCCCTTACAAAGAAGCGATGCTCAAATATGGCAGCGACAAGCCTGATTTGCGCAACCCGCTCTTGATCAGCGATGTCACCAGCCACTTTACGACGTCGGGCTTTGGCCTGTTCGAGAAGATCGTTGGCGGGGGCGGTGTGGTTCGCGTGGTTCCTGCACCCAAGACCAACGAGAAGAGCCGCAAGTTCTTCGACGATATGAACAATTGGGCGCGCGGCGAAGGTTTTGCCGGTCTGGGCTATGTCACCCGCAAGGGCGGCGAGTTCGGCGGTCCGATCGCCAAAAACCACGGTCCTGATCTGATGGCGAAGCTTTATGACGAGCTCGGCCTCGGCGATGATGACGGTCTGTTCTTTGCTGCTGGTAAAGAGAAGGAAGCGGCCAAGCTCGCCGGTGCTGCGCGTACCCGCGTCGCTGAAGAGCTCGAGCTGATCGAAGAAGGCTGCTTCAAATTCTGCTGGATCGTCGACTTCCCGATGTTCGAATATGACGAAGAGCAGAAGAAGGTCGATTTCAGCCACAACCCGTTTTCGATGCCGCAAGGCGAGATGGAAGCGCTGGAAACGCAGGACCCGCTCGATATCCTCGCTTGGCAGTATGACATCGTCTGCAACGGCTATGAGCTGTCCAGCGGAGCGATCCGGAACCACAAGCCGGAGATCATGTACAAGGCATTTGAGGTCGCGGGTTACGACAATGCGACTGTCGACAAGGAATTTGGTGGCATGATCGAGGCGTTCAAACTGGGCGCACCGCCGCATGGTGGCTCCGCACCGGGCATCGACCGCATAGTAATGCTGCTCGCTGATGAACCGAACATTCGCGAAGTCATTGCATTCCCGCTCAACCAGAAAGCGCAAGATTTGATGATGGGCGCGCCAAGCAGCGTTTCGAACGCTCAACTGCGCGATGTGCATATCCGCGTGGTCGAGCCGCCGAAGCCGGCGGGTGAGTAA
- a CDS encoding ferritin-like domain-containing protein produces the protein MDAQKVALKSLADTTYDSVNGYRQAAENANTPRLKQTLAQCAEKRSQTLSSLNAELARHGCDQADGTVAGSAHQIWADITGLFENGDENAVERVEEGEDYIAKKFEEVLEQCDFDAQTQQVVQAAYQEIQAGERFTDQLEAYVD, from the coding sequence ATGGACGCCCAAAAAGTCGCTCTTAAATCACTCGCGGATACAACGTATGATTCAGTGAATGGATATCGTCAGGCTGCCGAGAACGCGAACACCCCTCGATTGAAACAAACCCTGGCGCAATGCGCGGAGAAGCGCTCACAAACATTGTCGTCGCTCAATGCCGAGCTGGCGCGCCATGGCTGCGATCAGGCCGACGGAACGGTCGCCGGTTCCGCGCACCAGATTTGGGCCGATATCACCGGTCTGTTTGAGAATGGCGACGAAAACGCTGTCGAACGGGTCGAAGAAGGCGAAGATTATATCGCCAAAAAGTTTGAGGAAGTGCTTGAGCAGTGCGATTTCGATGCTCAAACACAGCAAGTCGTGCAAGCCGCTTATCAGGAGATTCAGGCTGGTGAACGGTTCACCGACCAGCTCGAAGCCTACGTCGACTGA
- a CDS encoding acyl carrier protein — protein MSDSADRVQKIVVEHLGVEADKVTQEASFIDDLGADSLDIVELVMAFEEEFGVEIPDDAAEKIATVGDATKYIDEHKG, from the coding sequence ATGAGCGATAGTGCTGACCGCGTACAGAAGATTGTTGTTGAGCATCTTGGTGTTGAGGCCGACAAGGTAACTCAGGAAGCCAGCTTCATCGACGATCTGGGCGCAGACAGCCTCGACATTGTCGAGCTGGTTATGGCGTTTGAAGAAGAATTCGGTGTGGAAATTCCTGACGATGCGGCTGAAAAGATCGCTACTGTCGGCGATGCCACCAAGTATATTGATGAGCACAAGGGCTAA
- the fabF gene encoding beta-ketoacyl-ACP synthase II: MRRVVVTGLGLVTPLGSDVETSWANILAGKSGAGQITHFDTEGHKCTIACEVKPKDHEYGFDPDKRVDHKVQRQVDPFIVFGIDAAGQALEDAGLEDMSDAMKLRAGCSIGSGIGGLPGIESESHVLRDRGPGRVSPHFVHGRLINLISGQVSIKYGLMGPNHAVVTACSTGAHSIGDAARMIRDDDADIMLAGGAEATICPIGIAGFAQARALNMSMNDRPEEASRPYDKDRDGFVMGEGAGVVVLEEYEHAKARGATIYAEVVGYGLSGDAHHVTAPHPEGSGAYRSMEMALKKAGMTPADIDYINAHGTSTMADTIELGSVKNLFGDAIGNVSMSSTKSAIGHLLGGAGAVEAIFCILALRDQIVPPTLNLHNPDDGTDGVDLVPLTAKKREVKAVLNNSFGFGGTNASLVMKKAD, encoded by the coding sequence ATGCGTCGTGTTGTCGTAACCGGACTTGGCCTTGTCACGCCTCTGGGTAGTGATGTCGAAACATCATGGGCGAATATCCTCGCTGGCAAAAGCGGAGCGGGGCAGATCACGCATTTCGACACTGAAGGGCACAAATGCACCATTGCTTGCGAAGTGAAGCCCAAAGACCACGAATACGGGTTCGATCCGGACAAGCGTGTCGACCACAAGGTCCAGCGTCAGGTTGATCCGTTTATCGTATTCGGTATCGATGCCGCCGGACAAGCACTGGAAGATGCTGGCCTCGAAGACATGTCGGACGCGATGAAATTGCGCGCAGGCTGCTCGATTGGTTCGGGCATTGGCGGGCTGCCCGGCATCGAGAGTGAATCGCATGTTCTGCGCGATCGCGGACCGGGCCGTGTGAGCCCGCACTTCGTTCACGGACGGCTGATTAACCTGATTTCCGGTCAAGTTTCGATCAAATACGGCCTGATGGGCCCGAACCATGCGGTTGTGACGGCGTGTTCGACGGGGGCGCACTCGATTGGTGATGCCGCGCGGATGATCCGCGATGATGATGCAGATATTATGCTTGCAGGCGGGGCAGAGGCGACAATCTGCCCGATTGGCATTGCCGGTTTCGCACAGGCGCGCGCGCTCAATATGAGTATGAATGACCGCCCTGAAGAAGCGAGCCGTCCTTATGACAAGGACCGCGACGGCTTTGTCATGGGCGAGGGGGCCGGTGTGGTCGTTCTGGAGGAATATGAGCACGCAAAGGCGCGCGGAGCGACAATTTACGCTGAAGTGGTCGGATACGGCCTCTCGGGGGATGCGCATCACGTGACCGCGCCGCATCCGGAGGGTTCGGGCGCGTATCGTTCGATGGAAATGGCGCTCAAGAAGGCGGGTATGACGCCTGCCGACATCGACTACATCAACGCACACGGCACATCGACCATGGCGGACACGATCGAACTGGGGTCGGTCAAGAACCTGTTTGGCGACGCAATCGGCAATGTGTCGATGAGCTCGACCAAATCGGCGATTGGCCATCTGTTGGGCGGTGCAGGCGCGGTAGAGGCGATTTTCTGTATTCTGGCGCTGCGCGACCAGATTGTCCCTCCCACGCTTAATCTGCACAATCCTGATGACGGCACCGATGGTGTCGATCTGGTGCCTCTCACCGCAAAGAAGCGCGAGGTAAAGGCAGTACTGAACAATAGCTTTGGCTTCGGTGGAACCAACGCCAGCCTGGTAATGAAGAAGGCTGATTGA
- the mltG gene encoding endolytic transglycosylase MltG — protein sequence MRKLGCAVIAIVALLGLAGGGWFAAGWYGSSQVSEDTQFVVSSGSSLTSVARALEAEGHIASADAFLLRAKILGGGDPVQAGEFMLPAGVSPARILETFQKGDVIRRFVTIPEGMPSILVHERLMAEPLLTGEIPVPEEGSVLPDTYDFERGEERTKVLARMQVAMRNFLAEAWPKRQQDIAVSSPEEAVILAAIVEKETGISSERQRVAGLYSNRVKKNMLLQADPTIIYPITKGKPLGRRIRQSEIAAVNDYNTYTMTGLPKGPITNPGRASIEAVLNPAKTSSLYMVADGKGGHVFADSLEEHNANVDRWFALRRERGEM from the coding sequence ATGCGTAAGCTGGGTTGCGCTGTAATCGCGATTGTGGCGCTGCTGGGTCTTGCTGGGGGCGGCTGGTTTGCTGCCGGCTGGTATGGTTCGTCGCAGGTTAGCGAAGATACTCAGTTTGTTGTATCTTCCGGGTCCAGCCTGACATCCGTTGCAAGGGCATTGGAGGCCGAAGGGCATATTGCGTCAGCCGATGCTTTCCTTCTGAGGGCGAAAATATTGGGCGGCGGTGATCCAGTCCAGGCGGGCGAATTTATGCTGCCCGCCGGCGTCAGTCCGGCGCGCATTCTTGAGACTTTCCAGAAGGGCGATGTGATCCGCCGCTTCGTGACTATTCCGGAAGGGATGCCGTCAATTCTCGTCCATGAAAGGCTGATGGCAGAGCCGCTGCTTACAGGCGAAATTCCGGTTCCCGAAGAAGGCTCCGTCCTGCCCGATACATATGATTTCGAGCGTGGTGAGGAGCGCACAAAAGTGCTCGCGCGGATGCAGGTTGCGATGCGCAATTTCCTCGCCGAAGCATGGCCGAAGCGCCAGCAGGATATTGCCGTGAGTTCTCCGGAGGAAGCCGTCATACTGGCTGCTATTGTCGAAAAAGAAACAGGTATTTCGTCGGAAAGACAACGGGTTGCGGGCCTTTATTCAAACAGGGTAAAGAAGAATATGCTGCTTCAGGCAGATCCCACGATTATCTATCCGATAACAAAAGGAAAACCTCTAGGAAGACGTATCAGACAGTCTGAAATAGCCGCTGTAAATGATTATAATACCTACACAATGACGGGTCTACCGAAAGGCCCGATCACGAACCCCGGGCGCGCTTCGATCGAAGCGGTGCTCAATCCGGCCAAGACCAGCTCGCTCTACATGGTCGCGGATGGCAAGGGCGGGCATGTTTTTGCAGATAGTCTGGAAGAACATAACGCCAATGTGGATCGCTGGTTCGCGCTGCGGCGTGAGCGCGGCGAGATGTGA
- a CDS encoding 2'-5' RNA ligase family protein — MAKWATALRTEHFPPERNYLSAHVTLFHALPPSCESEIKTALATEAAESAPVAGQIEGIMPLGKGTALKLSSPAMIDIWRNLADRFHGLLTPQDEHKPRLHVTIQNKVSPRDAKALQAELGPTIDPHPFRFAGLSLHIYRGGPWEHVRTYPFRGR; from the coding sequence CTGGCTAAATGGGCGACCGCGCTCAGGACCGAGCATTTCCCGCCGGAGCGCAATTATCTATCGGCCCATGTCACGCTGTTCCACGCTTTGCCGCCATCGTGCGAAAGCGAGATCAAGACCGCGCTCGCGACCGAAGCGGCCGAGAGCGCACCTGTTGCCGGTCAGATCGAAGGGATCATGCCCTTGGGCAAGGGAACAGCCTTAAAGCTTTCCAGCCCGGCGATGATCGACATCTGGCGTAATCTCGCTGACCGGTTCCATGGGCTCCTCACTCCGCAAGACGAGCACAAGCCCCGGCTCCACGTCACCATTCAGAACAAAGTCAGCCCCAGGGACGCCAAAGCGCTGCAGGCTGAACTTGGCCCCACCATCGATCCGCACCCGTTTCGTTTCGCCGGACTCTCGCTCCACATCTATCGCGGCGGGCCGTGGGAGCATGTGCGAACCTATCCGTTTCGCGGGCGCTGA